From Megalobrama amblycephala isolate DHTTF-2021 linkage group LG8, ASM1881202v1, whole genome shotgun sequence, the proteins below share one genomic window:
- the jade3 gene encoding protein Jade-3, whose product MKRLRTSSSSDSSDNESPSTSFSSNKYGSKPGTPASAQKKPAEVFRKDLISAMKLPDSHHISPEDYYLLADTWKQEWEKGVQVLASPDTIPQPSVRIIAEKPKEVLFTKPRKYIQCWSQDSTETGYVNIKELAEAMCRYDLDDMDLYWLQKLNAELGTMGDGPVDELTMERVMEALERQCHDNMNHAIETEEGLGIEYDEDVICDVCRSPDSEEGNDMVFCDKCNICVHQACYGIVKVPDGNWLCRTCVLGINPQCLLCPKRGGAMKATRAGTKWAHVSCALWIPEVSIACPERMEPITKVSHIPPSRWSLICSLCKLKTGACIQCSVKNCTIPFHVTCAFEHNLEMKTILDEGDEVKFKSYCLKHSKPKAGEAGLSPARHKPPTETEKLGLRAQKLQELEEEFYTLVHPEEVAQDLGLPIHLLDFIFQYWKIKRKSNFNKALLPPKEDEENLLQQPQEDSIHTRMRMFMHLRQDLERVRNLCYMVSRREKLKLSQSKAQEQIFNLHVKLINQELTAGLPVSSSLENLLFHPPPRITLKLKMPKVSLGNGKTSSKSGNGPLCPDNSGNVYDNSEGGIGQGKPQLHLGRARIEERANGLLPASIYIRRDGGTPPLAIKQSGKPLALHAALHGQSSNGKSKIEPEKTRPLKSNGIMDKPVLQRDTSCQTPTEKDTCNKISGKGQSGGFHKTSLEHFSRSLKEATVSLVRTEDLRAFEKNARKTSAFSKPVSNEQPLGGSRACQESDGYCPDAELSDSESEAKGKCRKGGRGQNQRGPPGDYVKSASRAKLSFGTRTSVQR is encoded by the exons ATGAAACGACTCAGGACTTCAAGCAGCAGTGACAGTTCAGACAATGAGA GTCCCTCGACGTCCTTTTCCTCTAACAAGTATGGAAGCAAACCGGGCACCCCCGCCTCTGCTCAGAAGAAACCAGCAGAG GTGTTCAGAAAAGACTTGATCAGTGCCATGAAGCTGCCGGACTCTCACCATATTTCTCCAGAGGATTATTACCTGTTGGCGGACACATGGAAGCAGGAATGGGAAAAAGGCGTCCAAGTACTGGCCAGTCCAGACACTATCCCTCAGCCCTCTGTGAG gATAATAGCAGAGAAGCCAAAGGAGGTCCTCTTCACAAAACCGAGGAAATATATTCAGTGCTGGAGTCAGGACTCTACGGAGACAGGTTATGTCAATATCAAGGAGCTGGCGGAGGCTATGTGCAGATATGACCTAGATGATATGGATCTATACTGGCTCCAGAAGCTTAATGCAGAGCTTGGGACGATGG GTGACGGGCCGGTGGATGAGCTGACGATGGAGCGGGTGATGGAGGCACTGGAGAGGCAGTGCCACGACAACATGAACCACGCCATCGAGACGGAGGAAGGGTTGGGAATAGAGTACGATGAGGACGTCATCTGTGATGTATGTCGCTCACCTGACAGCGAGGAAGGGAATGACATGGTCTTTTGCGACAAGTGCAACATTTGTGTGCACCAG GCCTGCTATGGCATTGTGAAAGTGCCAGATGGAAACTGGCTGTGCAGAACTTGTGTGCTTGGTATCAACCCTCAGTGCCTTCTGTGTCCCAAAAGAGGGGGTGCAATGAAGGCTACCAGGGCGGGCACTAAATGGGCTCATGTAAGCTGTGCCCTCTGGATACCGGAG gtGAGTATTGCATGCCCGGAGAGGATGGAACCCATCACCAAAGTGTCTCATATTCCCCCCAGTCGCTGGTCGCTCATCTGCAGTCTCTGTAAACTCAAGACTGGAGCCTGCATACAG TGTTCGGTTAAGAACTGCACCATCCCTTTCCATGTCACTTGTGCTTTTGAGCACAACCTGGAGATGAAGACCATCCTGGATGAAGGTGACGAGGTCAAGTTCAAATCCTACTGCCTGAAGCACAGCAAACCTAAAGCAGGCGAAGCGGGTTTGAGTCCAGCCCGTCATAAACCTCCGACTGAGACTGAGAAACTGGGCTTGAGGGCGCAGAAGCTTCAGGAGTTAGAGGAGGAGTTCTACACACTCGTTCATCCTGAGGAAGTGGCCCAAGACCTTGGACTGCCAATCCACCTGCTGGATTTCATCTTTCAGTACTGGAAAATAAAGAGGAAAAGCAACTTTAATAAGGCCCTGCTACCACCTAAAGAAGATGAAGAGAACCTGCTGCAGCAGCCACAGGAGGACAGCATCCACACACGAATGCGCATGTTCATGCACCTGCGGCAGGACCTGGAGAGG GTGAGAAACTTGTGCTACATGGTGAGTCGAAGAGAGAAGCTGAAGCTGTCCCAGAGTAAAGCACAGGAGCAGATTTTCAATCTACATGTCAAGCTCATTAACCAAGAGCTAACTGcag GGCTTCCAGTGTCCTCTTCTTTAGAGAACCTATTGTTCCACCCTCCTCCCAGGATAACCCTAAAACTCAAAATGCCCAAAGTGTCGCTTGGCAATGGCAAAACCAGTTCCAAATCTGGTAATGGACCCCTGTGCCCGGATAACAGCGGAAACGTATATGACAATAGTGAGGGAGGCATCGGACAGGGCAAACCGCAACTCCATCTCGGACGGGCACGGATAGAGGAGCGCGCCAACGGTCTCCTGCCTGCCTCCATCTACATACGGCGAGATGGTGGGACTCCCCCATTGGCCATAAAGCAATCGGGCAAACCCCTCGCGCTGCATGCTGCCCTCCACGGTCAATCGTCCAATGGGAAGAGCAAGATCGAACCGGAGAAAACCCGCCCATTGAAATCCAACGGCATTATGGACAAGCCCGTACTCCAAAGAGACACTTCCTGCCAGACGCCCACTGAGAAGGACACATGTAACAAGATTTCAGGGAAAGGTCAGTCAGGTGGATTCCACAAAACCTCTCTTGAGCACTTCAGTCGATCTCTCAAGGAGGCCACTGTTAGTTTAGTACGAACTGAGGACCTTCGGGCCTTTGAGAAGAACGCACGCAAGACTTCAGCATTCTCCAAACCGGTTTCCAATGAGCAGCCTCTAGGGGGCAGCAGAGCATGCCAGGAGAGCGATGGCTACTGCCCGGACGCAGAGCTCAGTGACTCTGAGTCCGAAGCTAAAGGGAAGTGCCGGAAGGGAGGGAGGGGGCAAAACCAGAGAGGTCCACCTGGGGACTATGTCAAGTCAGCCAGCCGAGCAAAACTGTCTTTTGGCACTAGGACGTCAGTGCAAAGGTGA